A single region of the Lates calcarifer isolate ASB-BC8 linkage group LG3, TLL_Latcal_v3, whole genome shotgun sequence genome encodes:
- the efna1a gene encoding ephrin-A1a isoform X1 produces MDLVWIVGFVVSVCAWFASAERHSVYWNSTNPKFLWNNYAVEVKLNDYLDIVCPHYPEGEVPLLDAERYVLYMVEREDYESCKPQSYDQMRWECGHPFAPHAPEKFSEKFQRFTPFTLGKEFRQGESYYYISKPLHHHGQECLRLRVDVVAADGSQEARVAKGGTGGAGVGAGGGAHNPSNRLPAADDPVVVLPEVQKSVRTNSAVAATSLSILSLLVPFSLLLLLH; encoded by the exons ATGGATTTGGTTTGGATTGTGGGCTTCGTCGTGAGCGTCTGCGCCTGGTTCGCCTCAGCGGAGCGGCACAGCGTCTACTGGAACAGCACGAACCCAAa GTTTCTATGGAACAACTACGCTGTGGAGGTGAAGCTCAATGACTACCTAGACATCGTCTGCCCCCATTACCCCGAGGGCGAGGTGCCACTGCTGGACGCCGAGCGATACGTGCTCTACATGGTGGAGCGTGAGGACTACGAATCCTGCAAGCCCCAGTCATACGACCAGATGCGTTGGGAGTGTGGACATCCATTTGCCCCTCACGCCCCTGAGAAGTTCTCCGAAAAGTTCCAGCGTTTTACTCCGTTTACACTGGGAAAGGAGTTCCGCCAAGGAGAAAGCTACTATTATATCT CCAAACCTTTGCACCACCATGGACAAGAGTGCCTCAGGCTCAGGGTGGACGTCGTAGCTGCTGATG gCTCTCAAGAGGCCAGAGTGGCTAAAGGAGGCACAGGTGGGGCTGGAGTCGGAGCTGGGGGTGGAGCTCACAACCCGTCCAACAGACTGCCTGCAG CAGATGACCCAGTGGTAGTCCTGCCAGAGGTCCAGAAGAGTGTACGGACAAACTCTGCAGTGGCAGCTACATCCCTCTCAATCCTCTCATTGCTGGTCCCATTTTCATTACTGCTATTGTTACACTGA
- the efna1a gene encoding ephrin-A1a isoform X2, translating to MDLVWIVGFVVSVCAWFASAERHSVYWNSTNPKFLWNNYAVEVKLNDYLDIVCPHYPEGEVPLLDAERYVLYMVEREDYESCKPQSYDQMRWECGHPFAPHAPEKFSEKFQRFTPFTLGKEFRQGESYYYISKPLHHHGQECLRLRVDVVAADGSQEARVAKGGTGGAGVGAGGGAHNPSNRLPADDPVVVLPEVQKSVRTNSAVAATSLSILSLLVPFSLLLLLH from the exons ATGGATTTGGTTTGGATTGTGGGCTTCGTCGTGAGCGTCTGCGCCTGGTTCGCCTCAGCGGAGCGGCACAGCGTCTACTGGAACAGCACGAACCCAAa GTTTCTATGGAACAACTACGCTGTGGAGGTGAAGCTCAATGACTACCTAGACATCGTCTGCCCCCATTACCCCGAGGGCGAGGTGCCACTGCTGGACGCCGAGCGATACGTGCTCTACATGGTGGAGCGTGAGGACTACGAATCCTGCAAGCCCCAGTCATACGACCAGATGCGTTGGGAGTGTGGACATCCATTTGCCCCTCACGCCCCTGAGAAGTTCTCCGAAAAGTTCCAGCGTTTTACTCCGTTTACACTGGGAAAGGAGTTCCGCCAAGGAGAAAGCTACTATTATATCT CCAAACCTTTGCACCACCATGGACAAGAGTGCCTCAGGCTCAGGGTGGACGTCGTAGCTGCTGATG gCTCTCAAGAGGCCAGAGTGGCTAAAGGAGGCACAGGTGGGGCTGGAGTCGGAGCTGGGGGTGGAGCTCACAACCCGTCCAACAGACTGCCTGCAG ATGACCCAGTGGTAGTCCTGCCAGAGGTCCAGAAGAGTGTACGGACAAACTCTGCAGTGGCAGCTACATCCCTCTCAATCCTCTCATTGCTGGTCCCATTTTCATTACTGCTATTGTTACACTGA